In Nostoc sp. UHCC 0926, a single genomic region encodes these proteins:
- a CDS encoding universal stress protein: MFKTVLFPIDQSRETREAADMVTNIVKKFGSRLVLLSVVEEPSPDAASADPMVSPEVVAKLLENAQSLFSGQGIKSEILERQGKPAFTICDVADEIGADLIIMGCRGLGLTEEGADDSVTTRVINLSPCPVLIVP, from the coding sequence ATATTTAAGACAGTACTATTTCCTATTGATCAAAGCCGAGAAACGCGGGAAGCTGCTGATATGGTGACCAACATCGTTAAAAAGTTCGGCAGTCGCTTGGTACTGCTGTCTGTGGTAGAAGAACCATCTCCAGACGCAGCTAGTGCAGATCCGATGGTGTCACCAGAGGTAGTTGCCAAACTGCTGGAAAATGCCCAATCTTTATTTTCTGGGCAAGGAATTAAATCCGAAATCCTGGAAAGGCAAGGCAAACCAGCTTTTACTATCTGCGATGTCGCTGATGAAATCGGGGCCGATCTAATCATCATGGGCTGTCGGGGACTAGGTTTGACTGAAGAGGGAGCCGATGATAGTGTCACGACTCGCGTGATTAACCTTTCCCCTTGCCCAGTGCTGATTGTGCCTTAG
- a CDS encoding metal ABC transporter solute-binding protein, Zn/Mn family codes for MISYKLRLKSLAALALTCGVLGCSPTSETSQSTPTPANNVVAPQTATSPVPEANGKGPLVVATNTVACGLTKEIAGDTIDLKCLIDPGSDPHVYQPKPEDSKAIEQAKLILYGGYNFEPGLIKLIKASSNSAAKVAVDEVAVPKPQQFEEDGKTVTDPHVWHNAQNGIAIAQTISQELAKVAPNNAATYTSNTQKLTNQISQIDTWIKSEIATIPPKQRKLVTTHDAFGYYSKAYGIPLEEALGGISTDEAPTPKRVGALSKDIEKEGVPTIFAETTINPKLIQAVAKEAKVKVSDRELFADGLGEKGTEGETYQGMLIANTRTIVEGLGGKYTEFKPK; via the coding sequence ATGATATCTTACAAATTGCGATTAAAATCCCTAGCTGCTCTTGCCTTAACATGCGGAGTACTTGGATGTAGTCCGACATCAGAAACCAGCCAATCGACTCCCACACCTGCTAATAATGTGGTGGCTCCCCAAACAGCTACTTCACCTGTTCCAGAAGCCAATGGGAAAGGCCCATTAGTAGTGGCCACCAATACCGTTGCTTGTGGCTTAACTAAAGAAATCGCAGGTGATACAATTGACCTCAAATGCTTAATCGATCCTGGTTCAGACCCGCACGTATACCAACCAAAGCCAGAGGATAGCAAAGCAATTGAGCAGGCTAAATTAATCCTCTACGGCGGTTACAATTTTGAACCTGGTTTAATCAAGTTAATTAAAGCTAGTTCAAATTCTGCTGCCAAGGTAGCTGTAGATGAAGTTGCAGTCCCCAAACCTCAGCAGTTTGAGGAGGATGGTAAAACTGTTACTGACCCCCATGTATGGCACAATGCCCAGAATGGGATAGCTATAGCTCAAACTATTTCCCAAGAATTAGCAAAAGTAGCTCCAAATAATGCTGCAACTTATACCAGCAACACCCAAAAATTAACAAACCAAATCAGCCAGATAGACACCTGGATTAAATCAGAGATTGCCACAATTCCACCTAAGCAACGCAAATTAGTCACCACTCATGATGCTTTTGGTTACTATTCCAAAGCTTATGGAATTCCTCTTGAAGAGGCGCTAGGGGGTATTAGCACAGACGAAGCGCCGACACCAAAGCGAGTTGGTGCATTATCAAAAGATATTGAAAAAGAGGGTGTGCCGACAATTTTTGCAGAAACGACGATTAACCCGAAACTAATTCAAGCGGTAGCAAAAGAGGCAAAAGTTAAGGTTTCAGACCGAGAATTATTTGCTGATGGTTTGGGAGAAAAGGGGACAGAGGGGGAAACTTACCAAGGAATGTTAATTGCCAATACACGCACGATTGTAGAAGGTTTAGGGGGCAAGTATACGGAGTTTAAGCCTAAATAA